A genomic window from Deltaproteobacteria bacterium includes:
- the alaS gene encoding alanine--tRNA ligase, producing the protein MTGSEIRESFLRYFEGKGHTRVSSSALIPKDDPSLLFTNAGMVQFKNSFLGLEDRGYRRAVTSQKCVRAGGKHNDLENVGVTARHHTFFEMLGNFSFGDYFKDEAIAWAWEYLTEVIGLDKERLWITIYRDDEEAFQIWHDKIGLPVERIVRMGEASNFWMMGDTGPCGPCSEIIYDQGKGTGCGLDSCNIECDCDRYLEIWNIVFMQFNRDSAGQLIPLPKPNIDTGMGLERLAAVVQDRKSNYDSDVFQDIIGFISRLSGRSYKQDEEADISMRVIADHVRAVTFLIGDGILPSNEGRGYVLRRILRRAARHGKILGLNKPFLNEVCQAVIAVMKVAYPDLADKEAYIRKVVLNEEQRFIETLDSGLKILAEEVDILRRAGKNIIPGEIVFKLYDTHGFPTDLTADIVRKDGFAIDMEGFELAMEAQRVRARESWKGSGEETVAENYQLLSGQGIGAAFVGYEGVTEASARVLAILKKGQPVQALNAGEAGEIITGETPFYGEKGGQVGDRGVIAGDGGAFIFAVSDTKRPLEDVITHIGTVQSGTVQVGNGALLKVDVENRRAIEANHSATHILQAAIKTVLGDHVKQSGSLVNAERLRFDFTHFSRIEEADLRRIETLANDFIRGNFPVSTCVLPIAEAVQTGATAVFDEKYGDVVRVVAMGEISKELCGGTHASRTGDIGFIKITHESSIAAGVRRIEAVTGRAAIEYVGKLTDELKSAANLLKSGAFEVADRLEKTLQRQRDLEKEIAALKGKMAAQDSTDLLDQAMDINGVRVLAAVVEAPDPKALRDLGDKLRDQLGSGIILLGSQSNGKAMLLCLVTSDLTGRYQAGKIIKELAPLVGGSGGGRSDLAQAGGPNPGNLAQAVARVREII; encoded by the coding sequence ATGACGGGGAGTGAAATCAGGGAGAGTTTCTTAAGATATTTTGAAGGCAAGGGCCACACGCGGGTCAGCAGTTCAGCGCTGATTCCGAAGGATGATCCCTCGCTCCTTTTCACGAATGCCGGCATGGTGCAGTTCAAAAACTCTTTTCTGGGCCTGGAAGACCGCGGTTACCGGCGGGCGGTCACGTCGCAAAAGTGCGTCCGGGCCGGCGGCAAGCACAACGACCTGGAAAATGTGGGCGTAACGGCGCGGCATCACACCTTTTTCGAGATGTTAGGCAACTTCTCTTTCGGCGATTACTTCAAGGATGAGGCCATTGCCTGGGCTTGGGAATACCTGACGGAAGTGATCGGTCTGGATAAGGAAAGATTATGGATTACGATTTACCGGGACGATGAGGAAGCATTTCAAATCTGGCATGATAAAATCGGTCTGCCGGTGGAGCGCATCGTGCGGATGGGAGAGGCCAGCAATTTCTGGATGATGGGCGACACGGGTCCCTGCGGCCCCTGCTCCGAAATCATTTACGACCAGGGGAAAGGAACAGGCTGCGGACTGGATAGCTGCAACATCGAATGCGATTGCGACCGTTACCTCGAAATCTGGAATATTGTGTTCATGCAATTTAACCGGGACAGTGCGGGACAACTGATACCGCTTCCGAAACCGAATATTGACACCGGGATGGGGCTCGAACGACTGGCTGCCGTCGTGCAGGACCGGAAAAGCAATTACGACTCCGACGTCTTCCAGGATATCATCGGTTTCATCAGTCGCCTCAGCGGCCGTTCGTATAAGCAGGACGAGGAAGCGGACATCTCCATGCGCGTTATTGCCGACCACGTCCGGGCCGTCACCTTTCTCATCGGCGACGGCATCCTGCCCAGCAACGAGGGCCGGGGATACGTCCTGAGACGGATTTTGCGGCGGGCGGCGCGGCACGGAAAGATTCTGGGGCTCAATAAACCGTTTTTGAATGAGGTGTGTCAGGCGGTTATCGCAGTGATGAAGGTCGCCTATCCCGACTTGGCCGACAAGGAAGCTTACATCAGAAAAGTAGTGCTGAACGAGGAACAGAGGTTCATTGAAACCTTGGACAGCGGCTTGAAAATTCTCGCCGAGGAAGTTGATATCCTGCGCCGCGCGGGAAAAAACATCATCCCGGGCGAGATCGTCTTTAAGCTCTACGACACCCACGGATTCCCCACGGATCTGACTGCCGACATCGTCCGGAAGGATGGCTTTGCCATTGATATGGAGGGCTTCGAACTGGCGATGGAGGCTCAGCGCGTCAGGGCCAGGGAATCCTGGAAAGGCAGCGGCGAAGAGACGGTGGCGGAAAATTATCAGCTACTCTCGGGACAGGGGATCGGCGCCGCCTTTGTGGGATATGAAGGGGTCACGGAGGCCTCAGCGCGGGTGCTGGCCATCCTGAAGAAAGGTCAGCCAGTACAGGCGTTGAATGCCGGAGAAGCAGGCGAGATCATTACCGGCGAGACGCCTTTTTACGGAGAAAAGGGCGGACAGGTGGGGGATCGGGGTGTCATCGCAGGAGATGGCGGCGCTTTTATCTTTGCCGTCAGCGACACGAAGCGCCCCCTGGAGGACGTTATAACCCATATCGGCACCGTGCAATCAGGAACCGTGCAGGTAGGCAATGGAGCGCTGCTCAAGGTGGATGTGGAAAACAGGCGGGCCATCGAGGCCAATCACTCTGCTACCCACATCCTCCAGGCCGCCATCAAGACCGTCCTGGGCGATCATGTCAAGCAATCAGGATCGCTCGTCAATGCCGAACGGCTACGCTTCGACTTTACCCATTTTTCGCGCATCGAGGAAGCAGACTTAAGGCGCATCGAAACACTGGCCAACGATTTTATCCGGGGGAACTTCCCGGTCAGCACATGCGTCCTGCCGATTGCGGAGGCTGTCCAGACGGGGGCGACGGCCGTGTTCGACGAAAAATACGGCGACGTGGTCCGGGTGGTTGCCATGGGCGAGATCAGCAAGGAACTCTGCGGCGGCACCCATGCCTCCCGGACAGGCGATATCGGGTTCATCAAAATTACTCACGAATCCTCCATTGCCGCTGGCGTGCGGCGCATTGAAGCGGTGACGGGCCGGGCGGCCATCGAGTACGTCGGCAAGCTGACGGACGAATTAAAGAGTGCCGCCAATCTGTTGAAGTCCGGCGCCTTTGAGGTAGCCGACCGGCTTGAAAAAACGCTCCAGCGCCAACGTGATCTGGAGAAGGAGATAGCCGCGCTCAAGGGGAAAATGGCCGCCCAGGACTCGACCGACCTGCTCGACCAGGCAATGGATATCAACGGTGTCCGTGTGCTGGCGGCCGTGGTAGAAGCGCCTGATCCCAAGGCGCTGCGCGATTTGGGCGACAAGCTGCGTGATCAGCTTGGTTCGGGCATCATCCTTTTGGGCAGCCAAAGCAACGGCAAGGCCATGCTGCTGTGCTTGGTCACGAGCGATTTGACGGGGCGTTACCAGGCCGGAAAAATCATCAAGGAACTGGCCCCGCTGGTAGGTGGCAGCGGCGGCGGACGTTCCGACCTAGCACAAGCGGGCGGACCCAATCCGGGAAATCTGGCCCAGGCCGTAGCCAGGGTCAGAGAAATTATTTGA
- a CDS encoding ADP-ribosylglycohydrolase family protein has translation MIGAIAGDIIGSVYEWDNIKTKQFDLFSPRCHFTDDSILTIALADSILTGASYVDNLKKFYYLYPNGGYGGSFRRWAQSEEAGPYNSWGNGAAMRISPAGYAYNDLDTVLQRAAEFTAITHSHPEGIKGGQATAAAIFLARTGKSKIEIREFIETRFQYDLSRHVDDIRPIYTFDVSSQGTVPQAIRAVIDSTDFEDAIRTAVSLGGDTDTLACITGGIAQAFYGDVPAPIVSKVYGILDEQLGRITTEFMEKYCEGRRYR, from the coding sequence ATGATTGGCGCGATAGCCGGCGATATCATCGGTTCAGTCTATGAATGGGATAATATCAAGACCAAGCAGTTTGACTTGTTCTCGCCCCGTTGCCATTTCACGGACGATTCTATTCTGACCATCGCCTTGGCAGACTCGATTCTGACGGGGGCCAGCTATGTTGATAATCTGAAGAAATTCTACTATTTGTATCCTAATGGCGGATATGGGGGCAGTTTCCGCAGATGGGCGCAGAGCGAAGAGGCAGGGCCATATAACAGTTGGGGGAATGGTGCGGCCATGCGCATCAGTCCTGCCGGATATGCTTACAACGATCTCGATACCGTCTTGCAGAGGGCGGCAGAGTTCACCGCAATCACTCACAGTCATCCGGAAGGAATCAAGGGAGGACAGGCAACTGCGGCAGCGATATTTCTCGCCCGGACGGGAAAGTCCAAAATTGAGATCAGGGAGTTTATCGAAACAAGATTTCAATATGACTTGAGCAGGCACGTGGATGATATCCGCCCGATTTATACGTTTGATGTATCGTCGCAGGGGACAGTTCCCCAGGCAATCCGCGCAGTTATTGATTCAACCGATTTTGAGGATGCCATCCGAACGGCAGTGTCGCTGGGCGGAGATACCGATACCCTGGCGTGCATTACGGGCGGCATCGCCCAGGCATTTTATGGTGACGTCCCGGCGCCAATTGTGAGCAAGGTGTATGGCATTCTCGATGAACAATTGGGTAGAATTACGACGGAGTTTATGGAGAAATACTGTGAAGGAAGAAGATACCGGTGA
- a CDS encoding PaeR7I family type II restriction endonuclease, with product MTQIDNRTAKAVAHYWKTRATQRQKQETGGKADQGLRSAVTGGAQMDGFIDLFTELITQAGIPLRYVFQKKTVELPGFFRPTKEWDLLVIRDQTLIAAIEAKSQVGPSFGNNFNNRTEEAMGSALDLWTAFRERAFLDSPHPFLGYFFMLEDCEASNRPVSVKEPHFKVFPEFIGASYMRRYEFFCRKLVLERHYTSSAFISSSIQDGLNGIFKTPADDLSVDRFARILVAHVATFL from the coding sequence ATGACCCAAATAGACAATCGAACCGCAAAAGCGGTAGCCCACTACTGGAAGACAAGGGCGACCCAAAGGCAAAAACAGGAGACGGGCGGAAAGGCCGATCAGGGTCTCCGTAGTGCCGTCACCGGTGGTGCTCAGATGGATGGCTTTATTGACTTATTCACCGAACTCATCACACAAGCCGGAATCCCCCTCCGCTATGTATTTCAGAAGAAGACTGTTGAGCTGCCCGGCTTTTTCCGCCCAACCAAAGAATGGGACCTGTTAGTCATCCGCGATCAAACATTGATTGCCGCCATTGAAGCTAAATCCCAAGTGGGGCCGTCTTTTGGCAACAACTTCAACAACAGAACGGAAGAAGCAATGGGTAGTGCCCTTGACCTTTGGACGGCTTTCCGCGAGAGAGCATTTCTTGATAGTCCACATCCGTTTCTCGGCTATTTTTTTATGCTTGAAGATTGTGAGGCATCCAACCGTCCTGTCAGTGTCAAAGAGCCGCACTTCAAGGTATTTCCTGAGTTCATTGGTGCATCGTACATGCGAAGGTACGAGTTTTTTTGTAGAAAACTTGTTTTAGAACGTCACTACACTTCCTCTGCTTTCATTTCTTCATCCATTCAAGACGGTCTCAATGGTATATTTAAGACGCCTGCGGATGACTTGTCTGTCGACCGTTTTGCAAGAATTCTTGTTGCCCATGTGGCGACTTTCCTGTGA
- a CDS encoding phosphatidylglycerophosphatase A yields MKKKFIKLLATGCGSGYAPVAPGTAGTMAGILLYFLLAFLPGPAYPVFLLVFTAVAVYVAGEAEFIFGQKDAPCIVIDEVAGLLWTMLYVPATIPAVIIGFILFRFFDILKPFPVRLLEDKLPGGYGVVGDDVMAGIYSNLMLQVLTKFSVI; encoded by the coding sequence CTGAAAAAGAAATTCATCAAGTTACTGGCTACCGGCTGTGGAAGCGGTTACGCGCCTGTGGCGCCTGGAACAGCGGGGACCATGGCGGGCATCCTGCTGTATTTTCTGCTGGCTTTCCTTCCTGGGCCGGCATACCCTGTTTTCCTGCTGGTTTTCACGGCAGTCGCTGTTTATGTGGCCGGGGAGGCGGAATTTATCTTCGGTCAGAAGGACGCCCCGTGCATCGTGATTGATGAAGTGGCGGGCTTGCTGTGGACCATGCTTTATGTGCCGGCCACAATCCCCGCCGTTATTATTGGTTTTATTTTATTCCGATTTTTCGATATATTGAAGCCCTTTCCCGTGCGTCTCCTGGAGGATAAACTGCCCGGCGGGTACGGCGTGGTGGGGGATGATGTCATGGCCGGCATCTATAGTAATTTAATGCTCCAAGTATTGACAAAATTTTCTGTAATATAA
- a CDS encoding competence/damage-inducible protein A: protein MRIGILTIGNELTSGKTQDTNTNFIARHLYRLGWQITAMLSVGDDDDAIKSGIDYLLGPADGLIVTGGLGPTADDITTAAIARAFGRQLIMDEAVLQHVKARMTGRGLKWTENNAKQALFPEGAATIENRVGTAWGFALEENGKIIAVMPGVPSEAEKMLLDGVIPHFRRKAADDVQVVTRIIKLSGMSESAVDEELSHVPFAEMGVTVGFYPRFPQLEVVLTARHQDRIKAAEAISLAEAEVVQRFSDRIFAYDQETLEGVVAALLGRQRLTLALAESCTGGLLADRLTNVPGSSAFFERGLVTYSNASKEELLLVPPEVIEQHGAVSEETAVLMAEGVRKMARTDLGIAITGIAGPDGGTEAKPVGTVFIALADAKKTVCRNFSFRWDRRRNKVISSQWALMMLKNYLTDGLDHEQ from the coding sequence ATGAGAATCGGCATACTGACCATAGGCAACGAACTGACCAGTGGCAAGACCCAGGATACGAATACGAACTTCATTGCCCGTCACCTTTACCGGCTGGGTTGGCAGATCACGGCGATGCTGTCGGTTGGCGACGACGACGATGCCATCAAGAGCGGTATTGATTATCTGCTGGGTCCGGCCGACGGCCTGATCGTGACGGGCGGCCTCGGACCGACCGCCGATGATATTACCACGGCCGCCATTGCCCGGGCCTTCGGGCGGCAACTGATCATGGATGAGGCGGTCTTGCAGCATGTCAAGGCCCGCATGACCGGCCGCGGCCTGAAGTGGACGGAGAATAACGCGAAGCAGGCCCTTTTTCCGGAAGGCGCGGCAACAATTGAAAACCGGGTGGGAACGGCCTGGGGATTTGCGCTGGAAGAAAACGGCAAGATCATCGCCGTCATGCCGGGCGTTCCCTCGGAGGCGGAAAAGATGCTGCTGGATGGCGTCATCCCGCATTTCCGGCGCAAAGCTGCCGATGATGTCCAGGTGGTGACACGGATCATCAAGCTATCAGGTATGTCGGAATCAGCCGTGGATGAGGAGCTCTCACATGTGCCCTTCGCGGAAATGGGCGTCACGGTGGGATTTTATCCAAGATTTCCACAACTTGAGGTGGTGCTTACGGCACGGCATCAGGACCGGATCAAGGCTGCGGAAGCCATCTCACTGGCCGAGGCCGAGGTGGTCCAGCGATTTTCCGACCGCATTTTTGCCTATGATCAGGAGACTCTGGAAGGGGTGGTGGCGGCCTTGCTCGGTCGGCAGAGATTGACCTTGGCTCTGGCAGAATCCTGTACCGGGGGCTTGCTGGCCGACCGGCTGACCAATGTGCCGGGGAGTTCGGCGTTCTTTGAACGGGGCCTCGTCACTTACAGCAATGCCTCCAAAGAAGAGCTGCTCCTGGTGCCGCCGGAGGTTATCGAGCAGCACGGCGCCGTAAGCGAAGAGACGGCGGTGCTGATGGCGGAAGGGGTCCGAAAAATGGCGCGCACCGATCTGGGAATAGCCATCACGGGTATCGCCGGGCCGGACGGCGGCACGGAAGCCAAACCCGTCGGCACGGTTTTCATCGCGTTGGCCGATGCAAAAAAGACTGTTTGCCGTAACTTTTCTTTCCGCTGGGACAGGCGGCGCAACAAGGTCATTTCTTCCCAGTGGGCGCTTATGATGCTAAAAAATTATTTGACAGACGGATTGGATCATGAGCAATGA
- a CDS encoding regulatory protein RecX, giving the protein MDELTTEKATRYAYRILAARPLSEKEFRLKLRRKGYDGSVVEAVTHRFQELGYLNDAVIAGQLARSLAVSRLWGDRRITISLKTKGISRELIESALALAREELTERAAVMQLLGKKGKGRTYVPENNLEKKRLLQSLMGKGFPPGLIFEVLAISGEETVDDGE; this is encoded by the coding sequence ATGGACGAGCTTACCACGGAGAAAGCCACGCGCTATGCCTATCGCATCCTGGCGGCCCGGCCGCTGAGCGAAAAGGAGTTCCGGTTGAAGCTCCGGCGGAAGGGGTACGACGGGTCCGTGGTGGAGGCCGTCACGCACCGGTTCCAGGAGCTGGGTTATTTAAACGACGCAGTCATTGCCGGGCAGTTGGCCAGATCACTTGCCGTCAGCAGGCTCTGGGGGGACCGGCGGATAACGATCAGTTTGAAGACCAAGGGTATTTCCCGGGAACTCATCGAGTCTGCCCTTGCCCTGGCACGGGAAGAATTGACAGAGCGAGCAGCAGTCATGCAACTGCTCGGGAAGAAAGGCAAGGGGCGTACATACGTTCCTGAAAACAACCTGGAAAAGAAAAGACTATTACAGAGCCTGATGGGTAAAGGTTTCCCGCCAGGCTTGATTTTTGAGGTGCTGGCCATAAGCGGGGAGGAGACGGTAGATGACGGGGAGTGA
- a CDS encoding ferritin: MLSKTMEDSLNEQINREMYSAYLYMSMSAYATHEGLKGFANWFMVQYHEEMLHAMRFYEFINHRGGSVALKTISQPPATFASPLEMFQKTLEHEQYITKSINDWMDQAIAEKDHATQIFLQWYVTEQVEEESNDQEILAQLKLIGADAQGLMLLDKDLAARITTVPTEFSKGVEAAMKGAGI, encoded by the coding sequence ATGCTAAGCAAGACCATGGAAGACAGTTTGAATGAGCAAATAAATCGTGAAATGTACTCGGCCTATCTTTACATGTCCATGTCGGCATACGCCACCCATGAGGGCCTCAAGGGCTTCGCCAACTGGTTTATGGTTCAGTATCATGAAGAGATGCTGCATGCCATGCGGTTCTACGAATTCATTAATCACCGCGGCGGCAGCGTAGCTTTAAAGACGATATCCCAGCCCCCGGCAACCTTTGCATCGCCCCTCGAGATGTTCCAGAAAACCCTGGAGCATGAGCAGTACATCACCAAATCCATCAATGACTGGATGGATCAGGCGATAGCCGAGAAGGACCATGCCACGCAGATTTTCCTGCAATGGTACGTCACCGAACAGGTGGAAGAAGAAAGCAATGATCAGGAAATTCTCGCCCAATTAAAGCTTATCGGCGCCGATGCCCAGGGCCTCATGCTTCTGGACAAGGACCTCGCGGCCAGAATAACAACCGTTCCCACGGAATTCAGCAAAGGTGTAGAGGCGGCAATGAAAGGCGCTGGTATTTAA
- the thpR gene encoding RNA 2',3'-cyclic phosphodiesterase: protein MSNDKALRTFLAIELPAEIRQTIADIQNKLKRSCPFDIRWLKPESIHLTLKFFGNVSGDDIIALSRVAEQHSAVLAPLQLAVKKLGVFPSLQRPRVLWIGLSGETAPLVTFHKNLEQGWANCGFAKEDRPFRPHLTIGRIKSSRLDGDPVKFMALAGDWSAGSFRADGLVLFQSDLTPQGAVYTELARFPFGESLNLNM from the coding sequence ATGAGCAATGACAAAGCCCTAAGGACCTTTCTGGCCATAGAACTTCCGGCGGAAATCCGGCAGACAATAGCTGATATCCAAAACAAGTTGAAGCGCTCCTGTCCCTTTGATATCCGCTGGTTAAAGCCGGAAAGCATCCACTTGACCTTGAAATTCTTCGGCAATGTTTCGGGAGATGATATTATCGCCCTTTCCCGGGTGGCCGAGCAACACAGCGCAGTTCTGGCCCCCTTGCAGTTGGCCGTTAAAAAGTTGGGCGTTTTCCCTTCGCTGCAACGCCCTCGGGTTTTATGGATCGGCCTTTCAGGCGAGACGGCACCGTTGGTAACCTTCCATAAGAACCTGGAGCAGGGGTGGGCGAATTGCGGTTTTGCCAAGGAAGACAGGCCATTCCGGCCCCATTTGACCATCGGCAGGATTAAATCATCCCGCCTGGACGGAGACCCGGTCAAGTTCATGGCGCTGGCAGGCGATTGGTCGGCCGGAAGCTTCCGCGCCGACGGCCTGGTACTTTTCCAAAGTGATTTGACACCGCAGGGGGCTGTTTATACTGAACTGGCAAGGTTCCCTTTTGGTGAGAGCTTAAATCTTAACATGTAA
- a CDS encoding site-specific DNA-methyltransferase yields the protein MQPTFHRLINGDARDLSFLEDESVHLVVTSPPYWNLKRYNENPDQLGHVQDYEAFLTELEKVWRHIFRVLVPGGRLVCVVGDVCVARRNFGRHLVFPLHADICVICRRIGFDNLNPIVWHKIANASYEVLNGSKFLGKPYEPNAIIKNDMEFILMQRKPGGYRKPTESQRGASKISKEEFGRWFQQIWNMTGASTKQHPAPFPLELATRLVRMFSFTGDTVLDPFSGSGTTMVAALRTDRNSIGVEIDPQYCRMAARYLKAETSDFFSNAKLLFEKVTAEQACVVREDQSLYEVKPTKKKLT from the coding sequence ATGCAGCCCACATTCCACAGACTGATTAACGGTGATGCAAGGGACTTATCTTTCTTGGAAGATGAATCGGTGCATCTCGTTGTCACATCTCCCCCTTATTGGAACCTCAAGCGTTATAATGAGAACCCTGATCAACTCGGCCATGTTCAAGACTACGAAGCATTCCTCACAGAGTTGGAAAAAGTTTGGCGTCACATATTCCGTGTACTCGTTCCGGGTGGTCGTTTGGTTTGTGTTGTCGGAGATGTCTGTGTGGCTCGTCGTAATTTCGGGCGGCACCTCGTCTTTCCGCTTCATGCCGACATCTGCGTTATTTGCCGGCGTATTGGTTTTGATAATCTCAATCCTATTGTGTGGCACAAGATTGCCAATGCTTCTTACGAAGTTTTAAACGGCTCCAAGTTCCTTGGTAAACCCTACGAACCGAATGCAATTATCAAGAATGATATGGAATTTATCCTCATGCAGAGGAAGCCTGGTGGATATCGAAAACCGACGGAGTCACAGCGTGGAGCAAGCAAAATAAGCAAAGAGGAGTTTGGCCGCTGGTTTCAGCAAATCTGGAATATGACCGGAGCTTCGACCAAGCAACATCCTGCACCGTTTCCTTTAGAGCTGGCTACACGCTTGGTACGGATGTTTTCCTTCACTGGAGACACAGTGCTTGATCCATTCTCTGGTTCAGGGACGACGATGGTTGCGGCCCTGAGAACAGACCGCAACAGTATCGGTGTTGAAATTGATCCACAATATTGTAGGATGGCGGCGAGATATCTGAAAGCAGAAACATCTGATTTTTTTTCAAACGCCAAGCTCCTCTTCGAAAAGGTCACTGCTGAACAGGCTTGTGTGGTTAGGGAAGATCAATCGCTGTATGAAGTCAAACCCACAAAGAAGAAACTGACATAG
- a CDS encoding rubrerythrin family protein, with protein sequence MKFKGSKTEKNLLAAFAGESQARNRYTYAAGAARKEGYEQIAAVFQETADNEKEHAKLFFSLLEGGEVEILASYPAGVIGNTAANLRAAADGEKFEWSTLYKGFAKIAKEEGFTQAYNTFTQVAKVEKYHEARYAALLKNVQGGKVFKKDASVKWHCRNCGYVVEGKAAPEQCPACKHPQAHFEELAENY encoded by the coding sequence ATGAAATTCAAGGGAAGCAAGACGGAGAAAAATCTTTTGGCCGCTTTTGCCGGTGAATCACAGGCCAGAAATCGTTACACCTATGCTGCCGGCGCAGCCAGGAAAGAGGGTTATGAGCAGATTGCCGCTGTCTTTCAGGAAACAGCCGACAATGAGAAAGAACACGCGAAGCTTTTCTTTAGTTTGCTGGAAGGCGGAGAAGTAGAAATTCTTGCTTCCTATCCGGCCGGTGTTATCGGGAACACGGCGGCCAATTTGCGGGCGGCCGCCGACGGGGAAAAGTTTGAATGGTCAACACTTTACAAGGGTTTTGCAAAGATAGCCAAGGAGGAAGGTTTTACCCAGGCGTATAACACTTTTACGCAGGTGGCGAAGGTGGAAAAATATCATGAGGCCCGGTATGCGGCGCTTCTGAAGAATGTGCAGGGTGGCAAAGTCTTCAAAAAAGATGCGTCCGTAAAGTGGCACTGCCGCAATTGCGGTTATGTTGTGGAAGGGAAAGCTGCACCGGAGCAATGTCCGGCCTGCAAACACCCCCAGGCACATTTTGAAGAGCTGGCGGAAAACTATTAA
- the recA gene encoding recombinase RecA translates to MAIDDREKSIELAITQIERQFGKGAIMRLGGGEQISDIPVIPTGALSLDIALGTGGVPRGRIIEIYGPESGGKTTLALHIVAEAQKMNGLAAYIDAEHALDVTYARKIGVSTDDLLISQPDTGEQALEITETLVRSGALDVLVVDSVAALVPKAELEGDMGDAQMGLQARLMSQALRKLTGSISKSKTTVIFINQLRMKIGVMFGNPETTTGGNALKFYSTMRLDIRKVSALKQGQDVIGFRTRVKVVKNKVAPPFRETEFDIIFGEGISKEGDLLDLAADNGIVEKSGSWYSYKGERLGQGRDNAKIALKENKDILKGIEEAVREKLSLKPKQAEQPG, encoded by the coding sequence ATGGCAATAGATGATAGAGAAAAGTCGATAGAATTGGCCATTACCCAGATCGAGCGGCAGTTCGGCAAGGGGGCGATCATGCGGCTGGGCGGGGGCGAACAGATTTCCGATATCCCGGTCATACCGACGGGCGCCCTCAGCCTGGATATTGCCCTGGGTACGGGCGGCGTGCCGCGGGGGCGGATTATCGAGATCTACGGTCCCGAGTCGGGCGGCAAGACCACCCTCGCCTTGCACATCGTGGCGGAGGCGCAGAAAATGAACGGTCTGGCGGCTTACATTGATGCGGAACACGCCCTCGACGTCACTTATGCGCGCAAGATCGGCGTCAGCACCGACGATCTGCTCATCTCGCAGCCCGACACGGGGGAGCAGGCCCTGGAAATTACCGAGACACTGGTCCGGAGCGGAGCGCTCGATGTGCTCGTGGTGGATTCCGTGGCCGCTCTGGTGCCGAAAGCCGAACTGGAAGGCGATATGGGCGATGCCCAGATGGGCCTGCAGGCCCGCCTCATGTCCCAGGCGCTGCGCAAGCTGACGGGCAGCATCAGCAAATCGAAGACTACGGTGATCTTTATCAATCAGTTGCGCATGAAAATCGGGGTGATGTTCGGGAACCCGGAGACGACTACCGGCGGCAATGCCTTGAAATTCTATTCCACCATGCGCCTCGATATCAGAAAAGTGAGCGCCCTTAAACAGGGACAGGACGTGATCGGTTTCCGCACCCGCGTCAAGGTGGTCAAGAACAAGGTCGCGCCGCCCTTCCGGGAAACGGAGTTTGATATCATCTTCGGCGAGGGCATCTCAAAAGAAGGCGACCTCCTCGATCTCGCCGCCGATAACGGCATCGTGGAAAAAAGCGGCTCCTGGTATTCCTATAAAGGCGAAAGACTTGGGCAGGGCAGGGATAATGCCAAGATCGCCCTCAAGGAAAACAAGGATATTCTGAAGGGTATCGAGGAAGCGGTGCGGGAAAAATTGTCCTTGAAACCCAAACAGGCAGAGCAACCCGGATGA